One genomic window of Nocardioides daphniae includes the following:
- a CDS encoding PDR/VanB family oxidoreductase → MAFRFLKKSKPSWPTTVASRSAYDPTADAPRKLEAEKLAAGTLNIDLEVAKVTTEAEGVIAITFVDPHGDELPAWEPGAHLEIHTPAGLIRQYSLCGDPANRYEYRVSVLREEAGRGGSQELHDINLVGKLITSTTPRNHFELKPSAKYLFIAGGIGVTPIRAMVAAAAQSGADYTVLYGGRSRASMAFVEELTEIAGDRLTVVPQDTDGLLDLKTALEAIDADTAVYCCGPSPLITAVEQCVEKYAPASELHFERFTASEEAAAERAEKDKGNVAFELELRRTGVTTTVGADERVLDVVLKNVPNFDYSCEEGDCGSCLAKVISGDVDHRDDDLLTAEERAANTEMYVCVSRSTGGKLVLDV, encoded by the coding sequence ATGGCATTCCGGTTCCTCAAGAAGTCGAAGCCCAGCTGGCCCACCACCGTGGCCAGCCGGTCGGCGTACGACCCCACGGCAGACGCCCCCCGCAAGCTCGAGGCGGAGAAGCTCGCAGCCGGGACGCTCAACATCGACCTCGAGGTCGCCAAGGTCACCACCGAGGCCGAGGGCGTCATCGCGATCACCTTCGTCGACCCGCACGGTGACGAGCTGCCCGCGTGGGAGCCCGGCGCGCACCTCGAGATCCACACGCCTGCCGGCCTGATCCGCCAGTACTCGCTCTGCGGCGACCCGGCCAACCGCTACGAGTACCGCGTCTCGGTGCTGCGTGAGGAGGCCGGCCGCGGCGGCTCCCAGGAGCTCCACGACATCAACCTGGTCGGCAAGCTGATCACCTCGACGACTCCGCGCAACCACTTCGAGCTGAAGCCGAGCGCCAAGTACCTCTTCATCGCCGGCGGCATCGGCGTCACGCCGATCCGCGCCATGGTGGCGGCAGCCGCCCAGTCTGGTGCCGACTACACGGTGCTCTACGGCGGACGCAGCCGCGCCTCGATGGCCTTCGTCGAGGAGCTCACCGAGATCGCCGGCGATCGCCTGACCGTCGTCCCGCAGGACACCGACGGCCTGCTCGACCTCAAGACCGCCCTCGAGGCGATCGACGCCGACACCGCCGTCTACTGCTGCGGCCCCTCGCCGCTGATCACCGCCGTGGAGCAGTGCGTCGAGAAGTACGCCCCCGCCTCCGAGCTCCACTTCGAGCGCTTCACCGCCTCGGAGGAGGCGGCCGCCGAGCGCGCCGAGAAGGACAAGGGCAACGTGGCCTTCGAGCTCGAGCTGCGGCGTACTGGCGTCACCACCACGGTCGGCGCCGACGAGCGCGTGCTCGACGTGGTCCTCAAGAACGTGCCGAACTTCGACTACTCCTGCGAGGAGGGCGACTGCGGCTCCTGCCTGGCGAAGGTCATCTCCGGCGACGTCGACCACCGCGACGACGACCTCCTGACCGCCGAGGAGCGGGCGGCCAACACCGAGATGTACGTCTGCGTCTCGCGCTCCACGGGCGGCAAGCTCGTCCTCGACGTCTGA
- a CDS encoding TetR/AcrR family transcriptional regulator: protein MTESTSTARPARPATSRRQQLLDLAAEMFARRGFHGVSVTDLGAAAGISGPALYKHFPSKDAMLAEMLVSISEELLSVGRARAASAAETGDVRSALAALVGWHVDFALAHKALIIVQDRDWSSLPDEAREKVRGLQRDYVDLWSTTLQGLHPELTLDRARATVHATFGLINSTPRSARVPDEEMRDLLAEMAMRALDA, encoded by the coding sequence GTGACCGAGTCCACCAGCACCGCGCGTCCCGCCCGTCCCGCGACGAGCAGGCGCCAACAGCTGCTCGACCTCGCCGCCGAGATGTTTGCGCGCCGCGGCTTCCACGGCGTCTCGGTCACCGACCTCGGCGCGGCCGCCGGCATCTCCGGCCCCGCGCTCTACAAGCACTTCCCGTCCAAGGACGCGATGCTGGCCGAGATGCTCGTCTCGATCTCCGAGGAGCTGCTCTCGGTGGGTCGTGCCCGCGCGGCCAGCGCGGCCGAGACCGGCGACGTACGCTCCGCGCTCGCCGCCCTGGTCGGCTGGCACGTCGACTTCGCCCTGGCCCACAAGGCGCTGATCATCGTGCAGGACCGGGACTGGAGCTCGCTGCCCGACGAGGCGCGCGAGAAGGTGCGCGGCCTGCAGCGCGACTACGTCGACCTGTGGTCGACCACGCTCCAGGGGCTGCACCCCGAGCTGACGCTCGACCGGGCGCGGGCCACCGTGCACGCGACCTTCGGGCTGATCAACTCCACCCCGCGCAGCGCGCGCGTGCCGGACGAGGAGATGCGCGACCTGCTGGCCGAGATGGCGATGCGGGCGCTCGACGCCTGA